The following are from one region of the Vidua chalybeata isolate OUT-0048 chromosome 12, bVidCha1 merged haplotype, whole genome shotgun sequence genome:
- the TASOR gene encoding protein TASOR isoform X2, which produces MADAVIRTGGEMEPEQHQRMEKTSAGVLGVESNRAGAAEDTTQNGGRSESGSAGEALLVAAVAAEDKVLTNLSISSSSQRRSSISTANEQQQQQPPSGVLGGPPPLPKPPEDQQPVRRNFQIPRKSREKKALFQPVLPGSREFEDIIKILHSCYLDQSSVSNFKYKRASLVHSELLEKEFTEKRRELKFDGRPEKELSESYAFLMVDRCQIQSICEKGLQVGHSKITVLGSPSMGVYISKYADLLQPNPLESGATGDVIVFKIIKGKMKSIYDHIGMKAVESTVKSVLDPTPKHECHVSKNATKVTSLLAYRAYELTQYYFYEYGFDEIRRRPRHVCPYAVVSFTYKDDMAQGPKVVPPSRANTFHADRSTEKPNVTLWRGQLWNKGRLICHVSLKSAAKPFLPCKLPEKLEVEKVASIDQLKKKISPSLFLKETYQERKEVWKNGLYCSLYEVVEKSRSGSHLEGLLQKLENEKLVLVKPLVDRGFLFLLSPWQMMSPYDHQTGRSRVLHALFLFPEPRGVIYSAQKSVPYGTQKNSTTEKKEIVPELTKLIQSLHFALFRSRRHSGVDFNAVMEKYVHEYFKKLYYGPGGGREFTFHEYSTHLDEKKSLYPAPRYKGHISRCLQNYIFSCEAYQLPVSRAKELLDRNRKPQRFSPISDYEAREDYSDFSKAKCRKRIHPKYEAIAVKKKLPHFGDYDTERLKELINLIQCRKKNVGGDSDSEDPRIRSGLKRKLEKQSEHLQKYLKMSDSSENIFQYKGGRTLDSPHSVFSTNSGGHEGDFRQADVSDADIEALLETLASAGPWDPALAQSVTQALALGTEEIEEYVRQKYEYESIPAQDRDDHELPNTAQADSVTFKDPQSPAMLETDVLCLPCPIDVGLQLPPNEAPLEHMLHLQEASTETTFEDCSPCPSAPIEHGYLRQHPCSNNLGEVGMHWKLIPITDTQKGTAEDGHYTGQVEKPEDQYELTDQPFTAKHSISAVIETTLLEEYKLFARKIQEILQQKNIPYVSDMSTQVLSAQERIMRLSEHICLQASEISVQEYIESLSEKLNSVILASSCMKQTPPVYSSPGALEVVSSTAPGPVPDTLAVCRDSDMVPVPEPLCNDLGEELHSHEQPSASLPLGKEKMAHGNAKPEDQTSSGGDLMEPPEKTQKSPENLNVSTQPALSDFISQLEPELFTSLVKIMAGVQKSTVKFYIHEEEESVLCREIKEYLRRLGNTECHPEEFLKSDNLDKLLIIIQNEDIANLIHKIPSLVTLKRLSCVSFAGVESLDDVKNHTYNELFVSGGFVVSDESVLNPESITTDKLKQFLTFLEDLNTPDGKWQWKVHCKIQKKLKELGRMNANALNLLTLLNTYQKKNLVEILSYHNCDSQTRNAPELDCLIRLQVQNIQQRHVVFLTEKNLKTLSSYIDNGIVVAAVDDFMRNFKSLIGFHNSVTEQNHLPPCSADQRQSVLVEKDEKDEEDMSLDSGDELSEIEICSGASKYDTHVEALQTETKGPHGVDAKESCLSVTELPPEAQTGLGEKTYKSDLEEKQPIPTVSTTCSAEGEKHNTVEQTPFSNFQVYSRQLNMSHQFSHFSVLTHQTFLGTTYQISPANQNQEGCNYFLSAYNQSMDTEKSLSPGGWDSCCDSSRPYSEQK; this is translated from the exons ATGGCGGATGCCGTGATCCGCACTGGCGGCGAGATGGAGCCGGAGCAGCATCAGCGGATGGAGAAGACCAGCGCGGGCGTCCTCGGAGTGGAGAGTAACAGAGCAGGAGCCGCTGAGGACACCACACAAAATGGCGGACGCTCTGAGAGCGGTAGCGCTGGGGAGGcgctgctggtggctgctgttgctgcagaGGACAAGGTCCTCACAAACCTCAGCATCAGTAGCAGCAGCCAGCGCAGGAGCAGCATCTCGACGGCaaatgaacagcagcagcagcagccgcccAGCGGTGTGCTTGGGGGGCCGCCCCCTCTCCCTAAGCCCCCAGAAGACCAGCAGCCTGTTAGGAGGAACTTTCAGATccccaggaagagcagagaaaagaaag CACTCTTTCAGCCAGTACTTCCAGGTTCTCGGGAATTTGAGGATATTATAAAGATTCTACATTCTTGCTACTTGGATCAAAGTTCAGTgtctaattttaaatacaagaGAGCCAGCTTAGTTCATAGTGAACTGTTGGAAAAGGAA TTCACAGAAAAACGCAGAGAGCTGAAGTTCGATGGGCGCCCGGAGAAGGAGCTCTCGGAGAGTTACGCATTCCTCATGGTGGATCGGTGCCAG ATCCAGAGCATATGTGAAAAGGGACTGCAGGTTGGCCACTCCAAAATCACAGTTCTTGGCAGCCCTTCCATGG GTGTATATATCTCCAAGTATGCTGATTTATTGCAGCCTAATCCTCTAGAATCTGGAGCAACTGGAGATgtgattgtttttaaaataataaag ggaaaaatgaaaagcatatATGACCACATTGGTATGAAAGCAGTGGAATCAACTGTCAAGAGTGTGTTGGATCCCACCCCAAAGCACGAGTGTCATGTTTCAAAGAATGCAACTAAAGTCACCTCCTTGTTGGCTTACCGAGCTTATGAACTTACTCAG tACTACTTTTATGAATACGGCTTTGATGAGATCAGGCGAAGACCAAGACATGTTTGTCCTTACGCTGTTGTTTCATTTACTTATAAAGATGACATGGCACAAGGACCAAAAGTTGTGCCCCCATCAAG AGCAAACACCTTCCATGCAGATAGAAGTACAG AGAAACCTAACGTTACATTGTGGAGGGGACAGCTTTGGAATAAAGGCAGACTTATCTGCCATGTTTCCCTAAAATCAGCAGCAAAACCTTTCCTTCCATGCAAGCT TCCTGAGAAGCTTGAGGTTGAAAAGGTTGCAAGCATTgatcagctgaagaaaaaaatttcaccaTCATTGTTCTTAAAAGAAACTtaccaagaaagaaaagaag TGTGGAAGAATGGCCTGTACTGTAGCCTGTATGAAGTTGTGGAGAAGTCGCGTTCTGGGAGTCACTTAGAGGGTTTACTTCAAAAACTAGAGAACGAGAAACTT gTCCTTGTGAAGCCACTTGTGGAcagaggatttctttttcttctttctccttggcAAATGATGTCCCCTTATG ACCACCAGACTGGACGGTCCCGTGTGCTTCATGCATTGTTTCTGTTTCCAGAGCCTAGAGGTGTAATTTACTCAG CACAAAAAAGTGTTCCATATGGAACACAGAAAAATTCAACtactgagaaaaaggaaattgttcCAGAATTGACAAAGTTGATTCAGTCtctgcattttgctttattCCGGTCCCGTAGACACAGCGGTGTAGATTTCAATGCTGTTATGGAAAAGTACGTGCATGAGTACTTTAAAAAACTCTACTATGGCCCTGGAGGAGGTAGAGAATTTACATTTCATGAGTACTCAACACAtctggatgaaaaaaaatccctgtacCCTGCCCCAAGATACAAAGGTCACATTAGCAGGTGCTTGCAGAACTATATTTTCAGTTGTGAGGCCTATCAGCTCCCCGTTTCCAGAGCTAAGGAACTGCTGGATAGAAATCGGAAGCCTCAGCGCTTCAGTCCCATCTCAGATTATGAAGCTAGAGAAGACTACTCTGACTTTTCCAAGGcaaaatgcaggaaaagaaTCCATCCCAAATATGAAGCCATTGCTGTCAAAAAAAAACTGCCTCATTTTGGAGACTATGATACTGAAAGACTCAAGGAACTTATTAACTTGATCCAGtgtaggaagaaaaatgtaGGTGGAGATTCTGATTCTGAAGACCCCAGAATTAGAAGTGGTCTGaaaagaaagctggaaaaacaaTCTGAACATTTGCAGAAATACCTAAAAATGAGTGACTCTTCagagaatatttttcagtaCAAAG GGGGCAGAACCTTGGATTCACCACACTCTGTGTTCTCAACGAATTCTGGTGGCCATGAGGGTGACTTCAGGCAGGCGGATGTGTCGGACGCTGACATCGAAGCGCTGCTGGAGACACTGGCCTCTGCTGGTCCCTGGGACCCGGCGCTGGCACAGTCTGTCACTCAGGCCTTAGCATTAGGCACTGAGGAAATTGAAGAGTATGTGAGACAAAAATATGAGTATGAATCCATtccagcacaggacagagaTGATCACGAGCTTCCTAACACTGCTCAAGCTGACAGTGTTACCTTCAAGGACCCGCAGAGCCCGGCCATGCTGGAAACTGACGTGCTGTGCTTGCCCTGCCCCATTGATGTTGGTCTGCAGCTCCCACCCAACGAAGCACCCCTTGAGCACATGCTACATTTACAA gAAGCCAGCACTGAGACTACCTTTGAAGACTGCAGTCCCTGTCCTAGTGCACCTATAGAACATGGCTATCTCAGGCAACATCCCTGCTCAAATAATCTAGGGGAAGTCGGAATGCACTGGAAACTTATCCCAATTACAG ACACACAGAAGGGGACAGCAGAAGATGGACATTACACAGGACAAGTGGAGAAACCTGAAGATCAGTATGAGCTAACAGATCAACCTTTTACAGCTAAGCATTCCATTAGTGCAGTAATAGAGACAACACTGTTAGAAGAATATAAGCTCTTTGCAAGAAAGATTCAAGAAATTTTGCAACAAAAAAACATTCCTTATGTCAGTGACATGTCCACACAAGTCCTTTCGGCCCAGGAGAGGATAATGAGACTTTCTGAACACATCTGTTTGCAGGCATCAGAGATTTCTGTCCAAGAATATATAGAGAGCCTGAGTGAGAAGCTGAACAGTGTCATTTTGGCTTCTTCATGCATGAAGCAGACTCCCCCAGTTTATTCTAGTCCTGGAGCACTGGAGGTGGTGAGCAGCACTGCCCCAGGGCCCGTGCCTGACACGCTGGCCGTGTGCAGGGACAGTGACATGGTGCCAGTCCCAGAGCCACTGTGCAATGACCTGGGGGAAGAGCTGCATTCTCATGAGCAGCCTTCAGCAAGCCTACCCCTAGGGAAGGAGAAAATGGCTCATGGGAATGCTAAACCAGAGGATCAGACTTCTTCTGGTGGTGATCTCATGGAACCACCAGAAAAGACTCAGAAATCCCCTGAGAACTTAAACGTTTCAACTCAACCAGCTCTTTCTGATTTCATAAGCCAGTTAGAACCTGAACTATTTACCAGTTTGGTCAAAATAATGGCAGGCGTACAGAAAAGCACTGTCAAATTTTATATTcatgaagaggaggaaagtgTTCTCTGCAGAGAAATCAAG GAATATCTTAGAAGGTTAGGGAACACAGAGTGCCATCCAGAGGAGTTCCTTAAAAGCGATAATTTGGATAAACTGTTGATCATTATCCAAAATGAAGACATTGCCAACCTCATCCATAAG ATCCCTAGCCTGGTGACTCTGAAGAGGCTCTCCTGTGTCAGCTTTGCAGGGGTCGAGAGTTTGGATGATGTGAAAAATCACACTTATAATGAGCTGTTTGTGtctgggggttttgttgtgtCAGATGAATCTGTCCTTAACCCAGAGTCCATCACTACAG ATAAACTAAAACAGTTCCTGACATTTCTGGAGGACCTCAATACCCCAGATGGGAAATGGCAATGGAAAGTCCactgcaaaatacaaaaaaaactgaaagagcTGGGGAG GATGAATGCCAATGCCCTGAACCTGCTCACCCTTCTGAACACCTATCAAAAGAAGAACTTGGTTGAGATTCTGTCTTACCATAACTGTGATTCTCAAACTCGAAATGCTCCAGAACTTGATTGTCTCATCAGGCTTCAGGTTCAAAACATACAACAGAGACATGTTGTCTTCCTAACAG aAAAGAATCTGAAAACGCTCTCGAGTTACATTGATAATGGCATAGTGGTTGCTGCTGTTGATGACTTTATGCGTAACTTTAAAAGTCTCATTGGGTTTCACAACTCTGTTACTGAGCAGAaccacctccctccctgcagtgctgaccAAAGACAATCAG TTCTTGtagaaaaggatgaaaaggaTGAGGAGGACATGTCTCTGGATTCAGGGGATGAATTGTCAGAAATAGAAATCTGCAGTGGTGCCTCTAAGTATGATACTCATGTGGAAGCTTTGCAGACAGAGACCAAGGGCCCACATGGAGTAGATGCTAAAGAAAGCTGCTTATCAGTTACAGAGTTACCTCCTGAAGCACAAACTGGCCTTGGGGAAAAGACTTACAAAAGTGACTTGGAAGAGAAGCAGCCAATTCCTACAGTTTCTACAACATGCtctgctgaaggagaaaaacacaatACAGTTGAACAAACTCCTTTCAGTAACTTCCAGGTTTATAGCAGACAATTAAACATGTCCCATCAATTCAGCCACTTTAGTGTCCTCACTCATCAAACTTTTCTGGGAACAACATACCAAATTTCTCCTGCAAATCAAAACCAAGAAGGGTGCAATTATTTTCTATCTGCCTACAATCAGAGCATGGATACAGAAAAGTCATTGTCACCTGGTGGCTGGGATAGTTGCTGTGATTCTTCCAGGCCATATTCAGAACAGAAATGA
- the TASOR gene encoding protein TASOR isoform X3 codes for MADAVIRTGGEMEPEQHQRMEKTSAGVLGVESNRAGAAEDTTQNGGRSESGSAGEALLVAAVAAEDKVLTNLSISSSSQRRSSISTANEQQQQQPPSGVLGGPPPLPKPPEDQQPVRRNFQIPRKSREKKALFQPVLPGSREFEDIIKILHSCYLDQSSVSNFKYKRASLVHSELLEKEFTEKRRELKFDGRPEKELSESYAFLMVDRCQIQSICEKGLQVGHSKITVLGSPSMGVYISKYADLLQPNPLESGATGDVIVFKIIKGKMKSIYDHIGMKAVESTVKSVLDPTPKHECHVSKNATKVTSLLAYRAYELTQYYFYEYGFDEIRRRPRHVCPYAVVSFTYKDDMAQGPKVVPPSRANTFHADRSTEKPNVTLWRGQLWNKGRLICHVSLKSAAKPFLPCKLPEKLEVEKVASIDQLKKKISPSLFLKETYQERKEVWKNGLYCSLYEVVEKSRSGSHLEGLLQKLENEKLVLVKPLVDRGFLFLLSPWQMMSPYDHQTGRSRVLHALFLFPEPRGVIYSAQKSVPYGTQKNSTTEKKEIVPELTKLIQSLHFALFRSRRHSGVDFNAVMEKYVHEYFKKLYYGPGGGREFTFHEYSTHLDEKKSLYPAPRYKGHISRCLQNYIFSCEAYQLPVSRAKELLDRNRKPQRFSPISDYEAREDYSDFSKAKCRKRIHPKYEAIAVKKKLPHFGDYDTERLKELINLIQCRKKNVGGDSDSEDPRIRSGLKRKLEKQSEHLQKYLKMSDSSENIFQYKGGRTLDSPHSVFSTNSGGHEGDFRQADVSDADIEALLETLASAGPWDPALAQSVTQALALGTEEIEEYVRQKYEYESIPAQDRDDHELPNTAQADSVTFKDPQSPAMLETDVLCLPCPIDVGLQLPPNEAPLEHMLHLQEASTETTFEDCSPCPSAPIEHGYLRQHPCSNNLGEVGMHWKLIPITGLKSPEEPLEYLPPTDALPNDPRVVNRQRNSDYQLPCSPFSDTQKGTAEDGHYTGQVEKPEDQYELTDQPFTAKHSISAVIETTLLEEYKLFARKIQEILQQKNIPYVSDMSTQVLSAQERIMRLSEHICLQASEISVQEYIESLSEKLNSVILASSCMKQTPPVYSSPGALEVVSSTAPGPVPDTLAVCRDSDMVPVPEPLCNDLGEELHSHEQPSASLPLGKEKMAHGNAKPEDQTSSGGDLMEPPEKTQKSPENLNVSTQPALSDFISQLEPELFTSLVKIMAGVQKSTVKFYIHEEEESVLCREIKEYLRRLGNTECHPEEFLKSDNLDKLLIIIQNEDIANLIHKIPSLVTLKRLSCVSFAGVESLDDVKNHTYNELFVSGGFVVSDESVLNPESITTDKLKQFLTFLEDLNTPDGKWQWKVHCKIQKKLKELGRMNANALNLLTLLNTYQKKNLVEILSYHNCDSQTRNAPELDCLIRLQVQNIQQRHVVFLTEKNLKTLSSYIDNGIVVAAVDDFMRNFKSLIGFHNSVTEQNHLPPCSADQRQSDAVLTLSPLELGVEISQH; via the exons ATGGCGGATGCCGTGATCCGCACTGGCGGCGAGATGGAGCCGGAGCAGCATCAGCGGATGGAGAAGACCAGCGCGGGCGTCCTCGGAGTGGAGAGTAACAGAGCAGGAGCCGCTGAGGACACCACACAAAATGGCGGACGCTCTGAGAGCGGTAGCGCTGGGGAGGcgctgctggtggctgctgttgctgcagaGGACAAGGTCCTCACAAACCTCAGCATCAGTAGCAGCAGCCAGCGCAGGAGCAGCATCTCGACGGCaaatgaacagcagcagcagcagccgcccAGCGGTGTGCTTGGGGGGCCGCCCCCTCTCCCTAAGCCCCCAGAAGACCAGCAGCCTGTTAGGAGGAACTTTCAGATccccaggaagagcagagaaaagaaag CACTCTTTCAGCCAGTACTTCCAGGTTCTCGGGAATTTGAGGATATTATAAAGATTCTACATTCTTGCTACTTGGATCAAAGTTCAGTgtctaattttaaatacaagaGAGCCAGCTTAGTTCATAGTGAACTGTTGGAAAAGGAA TTCACAGAAAAACGCAGAGAGCTGAAGTTCGATGGGCGCCCGGAGAAGGAGCTCTCGGAGAGTTACGCATTCCTCATGGTGGATCGGTGCCAG ATCCAGAGCATATGTGAAAAGGGACTGCAGGTTGGCCACTCCAAAATCACAGTTCTTGGCAGCCCTTCCATGG GTGTATATATCTCCAAGTATGCTGATTTATTGCAGCCTAATCCTCTAGAATCTGGAGCAACTGGAGATgtgattgtttttaaaataataaag ggaaaaatgaaaagcatatATGACCACATTGGTATGAAAGCAGTGGAATCAACTGTCAAGAGTGTGTTGGATCCCACCCCAAAGCACGAGTGTCATGTTTCAAAGAATGCAACTAAAGTCACCTCCTTGTTGGCTTACCGAGCTTATGAACTTACTCAG tACTACTTTTATGAATACGGCTTTGATGAGATCAGGCGAAGACCAAGACATGTTTGTCCTTACGCTGTTGTTTCATTTACTTATAAAGATGACATGGCACAAGGACCAAAAGTTGTGCCCCCATCAAG AGCAAACACCTTCCATGCAGATAGAAGTACAG AGAAACCTAACGTTACATTGTGGAGGGGACAGCTTTGGAATAAAGGCAGACTTATCTGCCATGTTTCCCTAAAATCAGCAGCAAAACCTTTCCTTCCATGCAAGCT TCCTGAGAAGCTTGAGGTTGAAAAGGTTGCAAGCATTgatcagctgaagaaaaaaatttcaccaTCATTGTTCTTAAAAGAAACTtaccaagaaagaaaagaag TGTGGAAGAATGGCCTGTACTGTAGCCTGTATGAAGTTGTGGAGAAGTCGCGTTCTGGGAGTCACTTAGAGGGTTTACTTCAAAAACTAGAGAACGAGAAACTT gTCCTTGTGAAGCCACTTGTGGAcagaggatttctttttcttctttctccttggcAAATGATGTCCCCTTATG ACCACCAGACTGGACGGTCCCGTGTGCTTCATGCATTGTTTCTGTTTCCAGAGCCTAGAGGTGTAATTTACTCAG CACAAAAAAGTGTTCCATATGGAACACAGAAAAATTCAACtactgagaaaaaggaaattgttcCAGAATTGACAAAGTTGATTCAGTCtctgcattttgctttattCCGGTCCCGTAGACACAGCGGTGTAGATTTCAATGCTGTTATGGAAAAGTACGTGCATGAGTACTTTAAAAAACTCTACTATGGCCCTGGAGGAGGTAGAGAATTTACATTTCATGAGTACTCAACACAtctggatgaaaaaaaatccctgtacCCTGCCCCAAGATACAAAGGTCACATTAGCAGGTGCTTGCAGAACTATATTTTCAGTTGTGAGGCCTATCAGCTCCCCGTTTCCAGAGCTAAGGAACTGCTGGATAGAAATCGGAAGCCTCAGCGCTTCAGTCCCATCTCAGATTATGAAGCTAGAGAAGACTACTCTGACTTTTCCAAGGcaaaatgcaggaaaagaaTCCATCCCAAATATGAAGCCATTGCTGTCAAAAAAAAACTGCCTCATTTTGGAGACTATGATACTGAAAGACTCAAGGAACTTATTAACTTGATCCAGtgtaggaagaaaaatgtaGGTGGAGATTCTGATTCTGAAGACCCCAGAATTAGAAGTGGTCTGaaaagaaagctggaaaaacaaTCTGAACATTTGCAGAAATACCTAAAAATGAGTGACTCTTCagagaatatttttcagtaCAAAG GGGGCAGAACCTTGGATTCACCACACTCTGTGTTCTCAACGAATTCTGGTGGCCATGAGGGTGACTTCAGGCAGGCGGATGTGTCGGACGCTGACATCGAAGCGCTGCTGGAGACACTGGCCTCTGCTGGTCCCTGGGACCCGGCGCTGGCACAGTCTGTCACTCAGGCCTTAGCATTAGGCACTGAGGAAATTGAAGAGTATGTGAGACAAAAATATGAGTATGAATCCATtccagcacaggacagagaTGATCACGAGCTTCCTAACACTGCTCAAGCTGACAGTGTTACCTTCAAGGACCCGCAGAGCCCGGCCATGCTGGAAACTGACGTGCTGTGCTTGCCCTGCCCCATTGATGTTGGTCTGCAGCTCCCACCCAACGAAGCACCCCTTGAGCACATGCTACATTTACAA gAAGCCAGCACTGAGACTACCTTTGAAGACTGCAGTCCCTGTCCTAGTGCACCTATAGAACATGGCTATCTCAGGCAACATCCCTGCTCAAATAATCTAGGGGAAGTCGGAATGCACTGGAAACTTATCCCAATTACAG GTCTGAAATCACCAGAAGAGCCACTGGAATACTTGCCACCAACGGATGCACTTCCTAATGACCCCCGGGTAGTAAATAGACAGAGAAATTCTGATTATCAATTGCCATGCTCTCCATTTTCAGACACACAGAAGGGGACAGCAGAAGATGGACATTACACAGGACAAGTGGAGAAACCTGAAGATCAGTATGAGCTAACAGATCAACCTTTTACAGCTAAGCATTCCATTAGTGCAGTAATAGAGACAACACTGTTAGAAGAATATAAGCTCTTTGCAAGAAAGATTCAAGAAATTTTGCAACAAAAAAACATTCCTTATGTCAGTGACATGTCCACACAAGTCCTTTCGGCCCAGGAGAGGATAATGAGACTTTCTGAACACATCTGTTTGCAGGCATCAGAGATTTCTGTCCAAGAATATATAGAGAGCCTGAGTGAGAAGCTGAACAGTGTCATTTTGGCTTCTTCATGCATGAAGCAGACTCCCCCAGTTTATTCTAGTCCTGGAGCACTGGAGGTGGTGAGCAGCACTGCCCCAGGGCCCGTGCCTGACACGCTGGCCGTGTGCAGGGACAGTGACATGGTGCCAGTCCCAGAGCCACTGTGCAATGACCTGGGGGAAGAGCTGCATTCTCATGAGCAGCCTTCAGCAAGCCTACCCCTAGGGAAGGAGAAAATGGCTCATGGGAATGCTAAACCAGAGGATCAGACTTCTTCTGGTGGTGATCTCATGGAACCACCAGAAAAGACTCAGAAATCCCCTGAGAACTTAAACGTTTCAACTCAACCAGCTCTTTCTGATTTCATAAGCCAGTTAGAACCTGAACTATTTACCAGTTTGGTCAAAATAATGGCAGGCGTACAGAAAAGCACTGTCAAATTTTATATTcatgaagaggaggaaagtgTTCTCTGCAGAGAAATCAAG GAATATCTTAGAAGGTTAGGGAACACAGAGTGCCATCCAGAGGAGTTCCTTAAAAGCGATAATTTGGATAAACTGTTGATCATTATCCAAAATGAAGACATTGCCAACCTCATCCATAAG ATCCCTAGCCTGGTGACTCTGAAGAGGCTCTCCTGTGTCAGCTTTGCAGGGGTCGAGAGTTTGGATGATGTGAAAAATCACACTTATAATGAGCTGTTTGTGtctgggggttttgttgtgtCAGATGAATCTGTCCTTAACCCAGAGTCCATCACTACAG ATAAACTAAAACAGTTCCTGACATTTCTGGAGGACCTCAATACCCCAGATGGGAAATGGCAATGGAAAGTCCactgcaaaatacaaaaaaaactgaaagagcTGGGGAG GATGAATGCCAATGCCCTGAACCTGCTCACCCTTCTGAACACCTATCAAAAGAAGAACTTGGTTGAGATTCTGTCTTACCATAACTGTGATTCTCAAACTCGAAATGCTCCAGAACTTGATTGTCTCATCAGGCTTCAGGTTCAAAACATACAACAGAGACATGTTGTCTTCCTAACAG aAAAGAATCTGAAAACGCTCTCGAGTTACATTGATAATGGCATAGTGGTTGCTGCTGTTGATGACTTTATGCGTAACTTTAAAAGTCTCATTGGGTTTCACAACTCTGTTACTGAGCAGAaccacctccctccctgcagtgctgaccAAAGACAATCAG ATGCTGTTTTGACATTGTCCCCTTTGGAGCTGGGAGTTGAGATTTCCCAGCACTAA